Proteins from a genomic interval of Hornefia porci:
- the recJ gene encoding single-stranded-DNA-specific exonuclease RecJ, with amino-acid sequence MELQPKLIELLNNRGIRTEEELAEFLSDRPQKTHDPFLLHNMEAGVDLILSAIEKGRKICVYGDYDADGITSVVVMTEVLSALTDRLMYYIPSRFEEGYGLNMGAIDRVRAMGAEFIITVDCGSVSCEEVEYARELGMEILVTDHHTVTDRIADCLVINPNQPDCNYPCPWLAGCGVAFKVCQAIVRKTGLPKSLLVRTLDMVGIGTIGDIVPLVDENRTLAKYGLRAVNTGERRNLARLIDAVGLKQGQITAENVSFVIVPHLNAAGRMEHARIAADIFLPRDEDLVSENIRRVCECNLQRKKIQEEIFRSCEEQVNREQAESLFLMLDMGKAHEGVTGIVAGKLAEQYYRPTVILTDTGENCLKGTGRSIPGVNIYEVLKQSEDLFERFGGHAAACGFTIRKDRFPQLRQNAENRMKQLRVQNPDIFRRKIRTDLTLSGTDVNPELIQQLSLLEPCGCGNAKPQVAVRGRAVDPARMGSNGQYMRFYELMSGRKRLECVVFRDTDAIWETVSEEGAAGCEVIGSLGLKEWNGRVSMQMIVENVREM; translated from the coding sequence ATGGAGCTGCAGCCGAAACTGATAGAACTACTGAATAACAGAGGAATACGGACAGAAGAGGAATTGGCAGAATTCCTCTCTGACCGTCCTCAGAAAACACATGATCCATTCCTGCTCCATAATATGGAGGCAGGAGTGGATTTAATTTTGTCTGCCATAGAAAAGGGCAGGAAGATCTGCGTGTACGGGGACTACGACGCCGACGGGATCACGTCTGTCGTCGTCATGACGGAGGTGCTGTCCGCTCTGACGGACCGGCTGATGTATTATATTCCGTCCCGGTTTGAAGAGGGATACGGGCTGAACATGGGCGCGATTGACCGCGTTCGGGCGATGGGTGCAGAATTCATCATTACCGTGGACTGCGGCAGCGTTTCCTGCGAGGAAGTGGAATATGCCAGAGAACTGGGTATGGAGATTCTGGTGACGGATCATCATACGGTGACGGACCGTATCGCCGACTGTCTCGTCATCAATCCAAATCAGCCGGACTGTAATTATCCCTGTCCGTGGCTGGCGGGCTGCGGGGTCGCCTTTAAGGTCTGTCAGGCAATCGTCCGGAAAACCGGGCTCCCGAAGAGCCTTCTTGTCCGGACTCTCGATATGGTGGGAATCGGAACCATCGGAGATATTGTCCCTCTGGTGGATGAAAACCGGACTCTGGCCAAGTACGGACTCCGGGCGGTTAATACGGGAGAACGGAGGAATCTGGCGAGACTTATTGATGCGGTCGGTCTGAAGCAGGGGCAGATTACGGCCGAGAACGTGTCCTTTGTTATCGTCCCCCATCTGAACGCGGCCGGAAGAATGGAGCATGCGCGCATTGCCGCGGATATTTTTCTGCCCCGGGATGAAGATCTGGTGAGTGAGAATATCCGGCGTGTCTGCGAGTGCAATCTGCAGCGGAAGAAGATTCAGGAGGAGATTTTCCGGAGCTGTGAGGAACAGGTGAACCGGGAGCAGGCGGAGAGCCTTTTCCTTATGCTGGATATGGGGAAGGCGCACGAGGGCGTGACGGGAATTGTCGCGGGGAAGCTGGCGGAGCAGTATTACCGTCCAACGGTGATTCTGACAGATACAGGCGAGAACTGCCTGAAGGGAACGGGACGCAGCATCCCCGGAGTGAATATTTACGAGGTGCTTAAACAAAGCGAGGATCTGTTTGAGCGGTTCGGCGGACATGCGGCGGCATGCGGTTTTACGATTCGGAAGGATCGTTTTCCACAGCTCCGTCAGAATGCAGAGAACCGGATGAAACAGCTCCGGGTGCAAAACCCGGATATTTTCCGGCGGAAAATCCGGACTGATCTGACTCTGAGCGGCACTGATGTGAATCCGGAACTGATTCAACAGCTGTCCCTGCTGGAGCCCTGCGGCTGCGGAAATGCAAAACCGCAGGTGGCAGTTCGCGGCAGGGCGGTGGATCCGGCGCGCATGGGAAGCAACGGTCAGTATATGCGATTCTACGAGCTGATGAGCGGCAGAAAACGCCTGGAATGCGTTGTGTTCCGGGATACGGACGCGATATGGGAAACCGTGTCTGAAGAGGGTGCCGCCGGATGTGAGGTCA
- a CDS encoding murein hydrolase activator EnvC family protein produces MKRKQLLIVTMIASLIVCFCPLQASYAAKSVKKQKKQLKEVQAQKDDISEELSTLKARIKKKRKTLNAINSDIRVKEKQIAKSEKELEQTKKDINARKDGLNKRLRNMYKSGSIGYLDVILGSNSVEELVTNVDLVQKIFSNDQSILTELKSQKKAIQEKEAKLKKEKSELSAEQEKQKTAKASLDSTKATLQAKYDSLEKTENKLKNQIAAAASAGGVVYSGGKWAFPLPGGYTLTSHFGEARSYESHPGVDLAVPTGTPVYAAQSGKVVRSGSYGGYGYAVVIYHGNGLTSVYGHNSRLLVSAGQTVKRGQKIALAGSTGWSTGSHLHFEVRNSSGTPISPRPYIGIS; encoded by the coding sequence ATGAAAAGAAAGCAGTTACTGATTGTTACGATGATCGCGTCTCTGATTGTGTGTTTCTGTCCGCTTCAGGCCAGTTATGCGGCGAAGAGCGTGAAGAAACAGAAGAAGCAGCTGAAGGAGGTTCAGGCCCAGAAGGACGATATCTCCGAGGAACTGAGCACACTGAAGGCGCGGATCAAGAAGAAACGGAAAACACTGAATGCGATCAACAGCGACATCAGGGTGAAGGAAAAGCAGATCGCGAAGTCGGAAAAGGAACTGGAGCAGACAAAGAAGGACATCAATGCGCGTAAGGACGGTCTGAACAAGCGCCTTCGCAATATGTACAAGAGCGGATCCATCGGATATCTGGATGTGATTCTGGGTTCCAACAGTGTGGAGGAACTCGTTACAAATGTAGATCTGGTGCAGAAGATCTTCAGCAATGACCAGAGCATTCTGACTGAACTGAAATCCCAGAAGAAGGCGATTCAGGAGAAGGAAGCAAAGCTGAAGAAGGAGAAGTCGGAGCTGAGCGCGGAGCAGGAAAAGCAGAAGACGGCGAAGGCGTCTCTAGACAGCACAAAGGCTACGCTGCAGGCGAAGTATGATTCGCTGGAGAAGACCGAGAACAAGCTGAAGAACCAGATTGCCGCGGCGGCCAGCGCCGGCGGCGTCGTTTACTCCGGAGGCAAGTGGGCTTTCCCTCTGCCGGGCGGCTATACGCTGACCTCTCATTTCGGAGAGGCCAGAAGTTATGAGAGCCATCCGGGCGTTGACCTGGCTGTACCGACAGGAACGCCGGTTTACGCGGCGCAGAGCGGAAAGGTGGTAAGATCAGGTTCCTACGGCGGATACGGATACGCCGTGGTCATCTATCACGGAAACGGCCTTACCTCTGTTTACGGTCACAATTCCAGGCTCCTGGTCAGCGCGGGGCAGACAGTGAAAAGAGGACAGAAGATCGCTCTGGCGGGATCGACAGGCTGGAGTACGGGATCTCATCTCCATTTCGAGGTCCGCAACAGCTCCGGTACGCCGATCAGTCCGAGACCGTATATCGGAATCTCATGA
- a CDS encoding NAD(P)H-hydrate dehydratase, which produces MTENYEITKKTVHKLLPRRSPYIHKGDCGRALILAGASGMAGAAVLAVRASMRSGAGLTYICTPKANYQVLQTAAPEAICVDWDRVADKLAGRGNDPWNYDVIAFGPGMGVSASARRMLKAILLSYDGPLVIDADGLNLLAREPELTGFAQNYSGELILTPHVGEAKRLLEDVNLDQTTSREEMAEALVRKFRGIAILKGAGTLVARYSSALKTGAVTAWRNTSGNPGMATGGAGDVLTGVIAALTAQGLSPWDAARAGVLIHGAAGDLAADDKGEYGLIASDIVEELPYAIDEIINMDVTGDEDEERKS; this is translated from the coding sequence ATGACGGAAAACTATGAAATCACAAAGAAAACGGTTCATAAGCTGCTCCCCCGGAGGTCTCCCTATATTCATAAGGGTGACTGCGGTCGGGCGCTGATTCTGGCCGGCGCGTCAGGTATGGCCGGTGCGGCGGTTCTCGCTGTCCGTGCGTCAATGCGAAGCGGCGCGGGGCTGACTTATATCTGTACGCCGAAGGCAAATTACCAGGTGCTGCAGACCGCGGCTCCGGAGGCAATCTGCGTTGACTGGGACAGGGTGGCCGATAAGCTGGCCGGGAGAGGGAACGACCCCTGGAACTATGACGTGATCGCGTTCGGTCCGGGAATGGGAGTGTCCGCCTCCGCCAGGAGGATGCTGAAGGCGATTCTGCTCAGCTACGACGGTCCTCTGGTTATCGATGCGGACGGACTGAACCTGCTGGCCAGAGAACCTGAGCTCACGGGCTTCGCACAGAACTACAGCGGGGAACTGATTCTGACGCCCCATGTGGGAGAGGCGAAACGTCTGCTGGAGGACGTGAACCTGGATCAGACCACCTCGCGGGAGGAGATGGCGGAAGCGCTTGTGAGGAAATTCCGCGGAATTGCGATCCTGAAGGGTGCCGGAACGCTGGTCGCGCGGTACAGCTCCGCGCTGAAGACCGGAGCAGTTACGGCCTGGCGCAATACCTCAGGGAATCCGGGAATGGCCACAGGCGGAGCCGGAGATGTGCTGACCGGCGTGATAGCCGCACTGACGGCGCAGGGGCTTTCCCCCTGGGACGCGGCGAGAGCGGGCGTGCTGATTCACGGGGCGGCCGGAGATCTTGCGGCGGATGACAAAGGCGAATACGGCTTGATCGCCAGCGATATCGTGGAGGAGCTGCCGTATGCAATAGATGAAATTATCAACATGGATGTAACAGGAGACGAAGATGAAGAGAGAAAATCGTGA
- a CDS encoding transketolase — protein sequence MKRENREYYENIAARVRMDVIRAVYHAGSGHPGGSLSAADILTALYFGEMNIDPENPKMEGRDRFVLSKGHAVPAQYAALGERGYYPVEDMMSLRKLGSPFQGHGNMLKVPGVEMSTGSLGQGFSVAAGMAIGNKVNADGSRVYVLLGDGELQEGIVWEAAMAAGHYKLDDLCAIVDWNGLQIDGENDSVMTVTPIAEKFRAFGWHTAEIDGHDFDQIFAALDEAREVKGQPSVIIARTVKGKGVSFMENQAGWHGKAPDEEQAKKAVEELGGEW from the coding sequence ATGAAGAGAGAAAATCGTGAGTACTATGAGAACATCGCCGCCAGGGTGCGGATGGATGTGATCCGGGCCGTCTACCACGCCGGTTCCGGGCATCCGGGCGGCTCCCTGTCTGCGGCGGATATTCTTACGGCGCTGTACTTCGGAGAGATGAACATCGATCCGGAGAACCCGAAGATGGAGGGACGGGACCGTTTCGTTCTCTCCAAGGGACACGCGGTTCCGGCGCAGTATGCGGCGCTGGGCGAGCGGGGATATTATCCGGTGGAGGATATGATGAGTCTGCGCAAGCTGGGAAGTCCTTTCCAGGGGCATGGAAACATGCTGAAGGTGCCCGGCGTGGAGATGTCGACAGGCTCTCTGGGACAGGGCTTTTCCGTAGCCGCGGGCATGGCGATCGGGAACAAAGTCAACGCCGACGGCTCTCGCGTTTATGTGCTGCTCGGCGACGGCGAGCTTCAGGAGGGCATCGTCTGGGAGGCCGCGATGGCGGCCGGCCATTATAAGCTGGACGACCTCTGTGCCATCGTGGACTGGAACGGTCTCCAGATCGACGGCGAAAATGACAGCGTTATGACAGTGACGCCCATCGCGGAAAAGTTCCGGGCCTTCGGCTGGCATACAGCAGAGATCGACGGTCATGATTTCGATCAGATCTTCGCGGCTCTCGACGAGGCGCGGGAAGTGAAGGGACAGCCCTCGGTGATCATCGCCAGAACCGTGAAGGGCAAAGGCGTGTCGTTTATGGAGAATCAGGCCGGATGGCACGGCAAGGCGCCGGACGAGGAACAGGCGAAGAAAGCGGTTGAAGAACTGGGAGGTGAATGGTAA
- a CDS encoding transketolase family protein — translation MADKIATRAAYGEFLVEEGARNPDLIVMDADLSGSTKTKDFAKKYPDRFFNAGIAEQNLMGMATGIALSGKTVCASTFAMFASGRAFEIIRNSIGYTGANVKVCATHAGITVGEDGASHQTFEDLALMRTIPGMTVVSPCDAASAKILLKQVVDMKGPAYVRLGRAGVPVFYDGDAELTLGKGNQLREGRDVTVIANGIMVASAMDAASHLAEEGIDVRVIDMHTIKPLDTEIIRRAAEETGKIVTAEEHSVIGGLGSAVAEFTSRECPVKIAMVGQQDVYGESGKPDELRDKYGMTARDIVAAVRALY, via the coding sequence ATGGCAGATAAGATTGCGACAAGAGCCGCCTACGGCGAATTTCTGGTAGAGGAAGGCGCGAGAAACCCGGATCTGATTGTAATGGACGCTGACCTTTCCGGTTCCACCAAGACAAAGGACTTTGCGAAGAAGTACCCGGACCGCTTTTTCAACGCGGGAATCGCGGAACAGAATCTGATGGGAATGGCGACGGGAATCGCGCTCTCCGGCAAAACCGTGTGCGCGTCCACCTTCGCGATGTTTGCCAGCGGAAGAGCCTTTGAGATCATCCGCAATTCAATCGGTTATACGGGAGCGAACGTCAAGGTCTGCGCGACCCATGCGGGAATCACCGTCGGAGAAGACGGGGCCAGCCACCAGACCTTTGAGGATCTGGCGCTGATGCGGACCATTCCGGGAATGACGGTGGTGTCACCCTGTGATGCGGCCAGCGCGAAAATTCTTCTGAAGCAGGTCGTGGACATGAAGGGACCGGCCTATGTCCGTCTGGGAAGAGCCGGCGTCCCGGTATTCTATGACGGGGACGCGGAGCTTACGCTCGGAAAGGGCAATCAGCTGCGCGAAGGAAGAGACGTTACCGTAATCGCGAACGGCATCATGGTGGCTTCCGCGATGGACGCGGCGTCCCACCTGGCGGAGGAAGGCATCGACGTGCGCGTTATCGACATGCACACCATCAAGCCGCTGGATACGGAGATCATCCGCAGAGCGGCAGAGGAGACCGGAAAAATCGTGACGGCGGAGGAGCACTCCGTAATCGGCGGACTGGGAAGCGCCGTGGCGGAATTCACCTCCCGCGAGTGCCCGGTGAAGATCGCAATGGTGGGGCAGCAGGATGTTTACGGAGAATCCGGAAAGCCGGATGAACTCAGAGATAAATATGGTATGACGGCTCGGGATATCGTTGCGGCGGTACGGGCGCTCTACTGA
- the ftsX gene encoding permease-like cell division protein FtsX has translation MIRLFYNIKQAILQIGRNKGMALASIFAITAMMLILGMFFVIVVNVNLFTEMVKQDYDTVEVYLMDSTDTKQAQTIMDTLENINGVNKVQYRTRDQALKILKERWGESGYLLDSLGDNPLPNSILVKVDNLSAANRVNSAAGKIAGVESTKYYKETVDKLTRVTNFMAIAAMVIMLFLIIVSIVVVANTIRLTVFARAREISIMKYVGATNWFVRGPFLVEGIIIGAISSLIAAGATYLFYGRIVDAIGVKVMTILSSPLVPAGYLASNLVIIFLALGVGIGSTGSIISMRKFLDK, from the coding sequence ATGATTAGACTGTTCTACAACATCAAGCAGGCGATCCTCCAGATCGGCAGAAACAAAGGAATGGCGCTGGCCTCCATCTTCGCGATTACAGCGATGATGCTGATCCTCGGAATGTTCTTTGTGATCGTCGTCAACGTCAACCTGTTCACGGAAATGGTCAAGCAGGACTACGATACGGTTGAGGTCTACCTGATGGACAGCACGGACACCAAACAGGCTCAGACCATCATGGATACACTGGAAAACATCAACGGCGTGAATAAAGTACAGTACCGCACCCGGGATCAGGCGCTGAAAATTCTGAAGGAGCGCTGGGGAGAAAGCGGATATCTGCTGGACTCCCTGGGGGACAACCCTCTGCCCAATTCGATTCTGGTCAAGGTGGACAATCTGAGCGCGGCCAACCGGGTCAATTCGGCCGCGGGCAAGATCGCAGGGGTGGAGAGTACGAAATATTATAAGGAAACGGTTGACAAGCTGACCCGGGTCACCAACTTCATGGCGATTGCAGCTATGGTGATCATGCTGTTCCTGATTATCGTTTCCATCGTGGTCGTCGCGAACACCATACGTCTTACGGTGTTTGCTCGGGCACGGGAGATTTCCATAATGAAATATGTCGGCGCGACGAACTGGTTCGTCCGGGGGCCGTTCCTTGTGGAAGGTATCATCATCGGTGCGATCTCTTCGCTGATCGCGGCCGGCGCGACATATTTGTTCTATGGAAGGATTGTAGACGCTATCGGCGTCAAGGTGATGACAATTCTGTCGTCTCCGCTGGTGCCGGCAGGATATCTGGCAAGCAATCTGGTCATCATATTTCTGGCGCTGGGCGTCGGAATCGGATCGACCGGCAGTATCATCTCAATGAGAAAGTTCCTGGATAAGTAA
- the ftsE gene encoding cell division ATP-binding protein FtsE: MITFTNVTKMYGENVGLENASVNIENGDFVFLVGPSGAGKSTFIKLILKELDADAGKIQVGEYDVTNLSNRQIPQLRRKIGIVFQDFRLLPKKTVFENVAFAMEIMHKSRRQIRKRVPQVLTLVGIGDKAKRYPQELSAGEQQRVAIARAIINNPKVLIADEPTGNLDPDTATGIMQLLDEINETGTTIVMVTHAKDIVDRMNKRVIAIESGHIVRDDYGQYGYDEDDDYREEVFTDD, from the coding sequence ATGATAACATTTACAAACGTAACGAAGATGTACGGAGAGAATGTTGGACTGGAGAACGCCAGTGTCAACATTGAAAACGGAGACTTCGTATTTTTGGTTGGTCCCAGCGGCGCCGGGAAGTCCACGTTTATCAAGCTTATTCTGAAGGAGCTTGACGCGGACGCCGGAAAGATCCAGGTCGGCGAATACGATGTGACCAACCTCTCGAACCGTCAGATACCGCAGCTGAGACGGAAAATCGGAATCGTGTTTCAGGATTTCCGCCTGCTGCCGAAGAAAACCGTATTTGAAAATGTGGCTTTTGCCATGGAAATCATGCATAAGAGCCGCCGTCAGATCCGCAAAAGGGTGCCTCAGGTTCTGACTCTGGTGGGAATCGGAGACAAGGCCAAGCGGTATCCGCAGGAGCTTTCCGCGGGTGAACAGCAGCGTGTGGCCATTGCAAGAGCCATCATCAACAACCCCAAGGTGCTGATCGCGGACGAGCCTACCGGGAATCTTGACCCGGACACCGCGACCGGCATTATGCAGCTTCTGGATGAGATCAATGAGACCGGAACGACCATCGTCATGGTGACCCACGCGAAGGACATCGTGGACCGCATGAACAAGCGTGTCATCGCCATTGAATCCGGTCATATCGTGCGGGACGATTACGGACAGTACGGATATGACGAGGATGACGATTACAGGGAGGAGGTCTTCACGGATGATTAG